One genomic segment of Primulina tabacum isolate GXHZ01 chromosome 9, ASM2559414v2, whole genome shotgun sequence includes these proteins:
- the LOC142556805 gene encoding acetyl-coenzyme A synthetase, chloroplastic/glyoxysomal-like, protein MTALPSKAGKISQLNALILGEALASEEDHLIIPSHDLSAQTHVSSPGQVVFAGFFSESLAQRIIDCKPKIVITCHAVRRESKTLYLKDIVDAAVAESSSNGCVKVENYWT, encoded by the exons ATGACCGCTCTCCCCTCTAAAGCTGGCAAGATCTCCCAATTGAATGCTCTCATCCTTGGCGAGGCGCTTGCTTCCGAAGAGGATCATCTAATAATCCCCAGCCACGATTTATCTGCGCAGACTCATGTCTCTTCCCCCGGCCAG GTTGTGTTTGCTGGATTTTTCTCGGAGTCTCTTGCCCAGAGGATCATTGATTGCAAACCAAAGATTGTAATAACCTGCCATGCTGTTCGGAGAGAATCCAAGACCCTTTATCTAAAAGACATAGTCGATGCTGCGGTAGCAGAATCTAGCAGCAATG GTTGTGTGAAGGTGGAGAACTACTGGACATAA